The region AGTACCTGGCCGGTTCGGAGTCCGGCATGGGCGTGTGGATCAACGACGCGACGCCCGAGCAGATCGCCGAGCGGCTGCGCGCCGCCCGGTGAGTTCCCGGACCGCCGCACTCTCACAAGTGATCCCCAGGTCTGTTTAAGGCTCCTCTCAGGCGCGCACCCCAGAGTGGTGGACATGACCGAGAACGAGCCGCAGCCGCCGCAGCGGCCTCAGCCGCAGCAGCCCAACCCCTGGGCCCGCGACAGCGCCGATTCCGGTCACGGGTACGCCGGCTTCCAGCAGCAGGGTGCTGGCCAGCCGGTCGCCGGTGAGCACGGGACTGTGCAGGGCAGCCCCGTCCCGCCGGCAGGCGCGCAGGGCGTTTCGCAGGGAGACGCCGTGCCGCACGAAGGTGTCGCGGGTGCTTCGCAGGGGAGCCCCACGACACCGGCCGCCGGTGCGCCGAGCGCTTCGCAGGGGAGCGCCGCGCCATCGGACCCCGGTGCGCACGGAGCTGTGCAGGGCAGCTCCGGTGCACCACATCCCGGCTGGGGGAGTGCCCGGCCGGACGCTCCGGGTGGGCCAGGCGTTCTGCAGGGGACGCCTGGCCGACCTGGGCCCTACTACGCACCGCCCGGACCTCCGGTCGTCACGCCGCGGAACCGGGGCCGCGGGAAGGTCGTCGCGGGAGTCACCGCGCTCGTGCTCGCCGTCGGCGGCGTCGCGGGCGGGGTCGGCGGCTACCTCGGCTACCAGGCGGCCGACCGGTCCGGTCCGGTGACCAACGCGCTGAACACCGCCCCGCCCGCCCAGCAGACCGGCAACGCACCCGAGGGCTCCATCGAGCAGGTGGCGCAGAAGGTGCTGCCGACCGTCGTGCAGGTGCAGGTGCAGGGTGGTGCCGGCTCCGGGTTCGTGATCAGCTCGGACGGCCTGGTCGTGACCAACAACCACGTGGTCGAGTCGGCCGCGAGCGGCGGCGCGATCAAGGTCCAGTTCCAGGACGGCCGGTCGGCGAGCGCCAAGATCGTCGGCCGCGACCCGTCCTCGGACGTGGCCGTGGTGAAGGCCGACGGCGTCTCGGGCCTGGCCACCGCCGAGCTCGGCAACTCCGGCGACCTCAAGATCGGCCAGCAGGTGGTGGCCGTGGGCTCGCCGTTCGACCTCAACGGCACGGTGACCTCCGGCATCGTCAGCTCGCTGAACCGCCCGGTGCGGGCCGGTGGCGAGGGTGGCAGCCAGGCGACCGTGCTCAACGCGATCCAGACCGACGCGGCGATCAACCCCGGCAACTCCGGTGGCCCGCTGGTCAACATGAAGGGCCAGGTCGTCGGCATCAACTCGGCGATCTACAGCCCCAACACGACCCAGTCCGCGCAGGGCGGCTCG is a window of Saccharothrix espanaensis DSM 44229 DNA encoding:
- a CDS encoding S1C family serine protease codes for the protein MLAVGGVAGGVGGYLGYQAADRSGPVTNALNTAPPAQQTGNAPEGSIEQVAQKVLPTVVQVQVQGGAGSGFVISSDGLVVTNNHVVESAASGGAIKVQFQDGRSASAKIVGRDPSSDVAVVKADGVSGLATAELGNSGDLKIGQQVVAVGSPFDLNGTVTSGIVSSLNRPVRAGGEGGSQATVLNAIQTDAAINPGNSGGPLVNMKGQVVGINSAIYSPNTTQSAQGGSVGIGFAIPIDQARRTAKELSETGKATQTVLGIQVTDDRDGGAQVREVTPGGAAEQAGLKAGDVITKFGDRAIDSSDAVVAAVRSRAPGEKVQLTLSGGRTVEVTLGSQPVEIR